One stretch of Kogia breviceps isolate mKogBre1 chromosome 18, mKogBre1 haplotype 1, whole genome shotgun sequence DNA includes these proteins:
- the CTCF gene encoding transcriptional repressor CTCF isoform X2: MEGEAVEAIVEESETFIKGKERKTYQRRREGGQEEDTCHLPQNQTDGGEVVQDVNSSVQMVMMEQLDPTLLQMKTEVMEGAVAPEAEAAVDDTQIITLQVVNMEEQPINIGELQLVQVPVPVTVPVATTSVEELQGAYENEVSKEGLAESEPMICHTLPLPEGFQVVKVGANGEVETLEQGELPPQEDPSWQKDPDYQPPAKKTKKTKKSKLRYTEEGKDVDVSVYDFEEEQQEGLLSEVNAEKVVGNMKPPKPTKIKKKGVKKTFQCELCSYTCPRRSNLDRHMKSHTDERPHKCHLCGRAFRTVTLLRNHLNTHTGTRPHKCPDCDMAFVTSGELVRHRRYKHTHEKPFKCSMCDYASVEVSKLKRHIRSHTGERPFQCSLCSYASRDTYKLKRHMRTHSGEKPYECYICHARFTQSGTMKMHILQKHTENVAKFHCPHCDTVIARKSDLGVHLRKQHSYIEQGKKCRYCDAVFHERYALIQHQKSHKNEKRFKCDQCDYACRQERHMIMHKRTHTGEKPYACSHCDKTFRQKQLLDMHFKRYHDPNFVPAAFVCSKCGKTFTRRNTMARHADNCAGPDGVEGENGGETKKSKRGRKRKMRSKKEDSSDSENAEPDLDDNEDEEEPAVEIEPEPEPQPVTPAPPPAKKRRGRPPGRTNQPKQTQPIIQVEDQNTGAIENIIVEVKKEPDAEPAEGEEEEPQPAATDAPNGDLTPEMILSMMDR, encoded by the exons ATGGAAGGTGAGGCGGTTGAAGCCATTGTGGAAGAGTCTGAAACTTTCattaaaggaaaggagagaaagacttACCAGAGACGCCGGGAAGGGGGCCAAGAAGAGGACACTTGCCACCTACCCCAGAACCAGACTGACGGGGGTGAGGTGGTCCAGGATGTCAATAGCAGTGTACAGATGGTAATGATGGAACAGCTGGATCCTACCCTTCTTCAGATGAAGACTGAAGTAATGGAGGGTGCAGTTGCTCCAGAAGCAGAGGCTGCTGTAGACGATACCCAGATTATAACCTTGCAGGTTGTAAATATGGAGGAACAGCCTATAAACATAGGAGAGCTTCAGCTTGTGCAAGTACCCGTTCCCGTGACTGTACCTGTTGCTACCACTTCAGTAGAAGAACTTCAGGGGGCTTATGAGAATGAAGTGTCTAAAGAGGGCCTTGCAGAAAGTGAACCCATGATATGTCACACCTTACCTTTGCCTGAAGGGTTTCAAGTGGTAAAAGTGGGGGCCAATGGAGAGGTGGAGACGCTAGAGCAAGGGGAACTTCCGCCTCAGGAAGATCCTAGTTGGCAAAAAGACCCAGACTATCAACCaccagccaaaaaaacaaagaaaaccaaaaagagcAAACTGCGTTACACAGAGGAGGGCAAAGATGTGGATGTGTCTGTGTACGATTTTGAGGAAGAGCAGCAGGAGGGTCTGCTGTCAGAGGTTAACGCAGAGAAAGTGGTTGGTAACATGAAGCCTccaaaaccaacaaaaattaaaaagaaag GTGTAAAGAAGACATTCCAGTGTGAGCTTTGCAGTTACACATGTCCACGGCGTTCAAATTTGGATCGGCACATGAAAAGTCACACTGATGAGAGACCACACAAGTGCCATCTCTGTGGCAGGGCATTCAGGACAGTCACCCTTCTGAGGAATCACcttaacacacacacag GTACTCGTCCTCACAAGTGCCCAGACTGCGACATGGCCTTTGTGACTAGTGGAGAATTGGTGCGGCATCGTCGTTACAAACACACCCATGAGAAGCCATTTAAGTGTTCCATGTGTGATTATGCCAGTGTAGAA GTCAGCAAATTAAAACGTCACATTCGCTCTCACACTGGAGAGCGTCCTTTCCAGTGCAGCTTATGCAGTTATGCCAGCAGGGACACATACAAGCTGAAAAGGCACATGAGAACCCATTCAG GGGAAAAACCTTATGAATGTTATATTTGTCATGCACGGTTTACCCAAAGTGGTACCATGAAGATGCACATTTTACAGAAGCACACAGAAAATGTGGCCAAATTTCACTGTCCCCACTGTGACACTGTCATAGCCCGAAAAAGTGATTTGG GTGTCCACTTGCGAAAGCAGCATTCCTACATTGAGCAGGGCAAGAAATGCCGATACTGCGATGCTGTGTTTCATGAGCGCTATGCCCTCATCCAGCACCAGAAGTCACACAAGAACGAGAAGCGCTTTAAGTGTGATCAGTGTGATTACGCTTGCAGACAG GAGAGGCACATGATCATGCATAAGCGTACCCACACGGGGGAGAAGCCTTATGCCTGCAGCCATTGCGACAAGACCTTCCGCCAGAAACAGCTCCTTGACATGCACTTCAAACGCTATCATGACCCCAACTTCGTCCCCGCGGCCTTTGTCTGTTCTAAGTGTGGGAAAACATTTACACGCCGG AATACCATGGCAAGACATGCTGATAATTGTGCTGGTCCAGATGGTGTAGAAGGGGAAAATGGAGGAGAAACGAAGAAGAGTAAacgtggaaggaaaagaaagatgcgCTCTAAAAAGGAGGACTCCTCTGACAGTG AAAATGCTGAGCCAGACCTGGATGACAATGAGGATGAGGAGGAGCCTGCCGTGGAGATTGAACCCGAGCCAGAGCCCCAGCCTGTGACCCCAGCCCCACCACCTGCCAAGAAGCGGAGAGGACGCCCCCCTGGCAGAACCAACCAGCCCAAACAGACCCAGC CCATTATTCAGGTTGAAGACCAGAATACAGGTGCAATTGAGAACATTATAGTTGAAGTCAAAAAAGAGCCAGACGCAGAGCCCgcggagggggaggaagaggagccccAACCGGCCGCCACAGACGCCCCCAACGGAGACCTCACGCCCGAGATGATCCTCAGCATGATGGACCGGTGA
- the CTCF gene encoding transcriptional repressor CTCF isoform X1, which yields MEGEAVEAIVEESETFIKGKERKTYQRRREGGQEEDTCHLPQNQTDGGEVVQDVNSSVQMVMMEQLDPTLLQMKTEVMEGAVAPEAEAAVDDTQIITLQVVNMEEQPINIGELQLVQVPVPVTVPVATTSVEELQGAYENEVSKEGLAESEPMICHTLPLPEGFQVVKVGANGEVETLEQGELPPQEDPSWQKDPDYQPPAKKTKKTKKSKLRYTEEGKDVDVSVYDFEEEQQEGLLSEVNAEKVVGNMKPPKPTKIKKKGVKKTFQCELCSYTCPRRSNLDRHMKSHTDERPHKCHLCGRAFRTVTLLRNHLNTHTGTRPHKCPDCDMAFVTSGELVRHRRYKHTHEKPFKCSMCDYASVEVSKLKRHIRSHTGERPFQCSLCSYASRDTYKLKRHMRTHSGEKPYECYICHARFTQSGTMKMHILQKHTENVAKFHCPHCDTVIARKSDLGVHLRKQHSYIEQGKKCRYCDAVFHERYALIQHQKSHKNEKRFKCDQCDYACRQERHMIMHKRTHTGEKPYACSHCDKTFRQKQLLDMHFKRYHDPNFVPAAFVCSKCGKTFTRRNTMARHADNCAGPDGVEGENGGETKKSKRGRKRKMRSKKEDSSDSENAEPDLDDNEDEEEPAVEIEPEPEPQPVTPAPPPAKKRRGRPPGRTNQPKQTQPTAIIQVEDQNTGAIENIIVEVKKEPDAEPAEGEEEEPQPAATDAPNGDLTPEMILSMMDR from the exons ATGGAAGGTGAGGCGGTTGAAGCCATTGTGGAAGAGTCTGAAACTTTCattaaaggaaaggagagaaagacttACCAGAGACGCCGGGAAGGGGGCCAAGAAGAGGACACTTGCCACCTACCCCAGAACCAGACTGACGGGGGTGAGGTGGTCCAGGATGTCAATAGCAGTGTACAGATGGTAATGATGGAACAGCTGGATCCTACCCTTCTTCAGATGAAGACTGAAGTAATGGAGGGTGCAGTTGCTCCAGAAGCAGAGGCTGCTGTAGACGATACCCAGATTATAACCTTGCAGGTTGTAAATATGGAGGAACAGCCTATAAACATAGGAGAGCTTCAGCTTGTGCAAGTACCCGTTCCCGTGACTGTACCTGTTGCTACCACTTCAGTAGAAGAACTTCAGGGGGCTTATGAGAATGAAGTGTCTAAAGAGGGCCTTGCAGAAAGTGAACCCATGATATGTCACACCTTACCTTTGCCTGAAGGGTTTCAAGTGGTAAAAGTGGGGGCCAATGGAGAGGTGGAGACGCTAGAGCAAGGGGAACTTCCGCCTCAGGAAGATCCTAGTTGGCAAAAAGACCCAGACTATCAACCaccagccaaaaaaacaaagaaaaccaaaaagagcAAACTGCGTTACACAGAGGAGGGCAAAGATGTGGATGTGTCTGTGTACGATTTTGAGGAAGAGCAGCAGGAGGGTCTGCTGTCAGAGGTTAACGCAGAGAAAGTGGTTGGTAACATGAAGCCTccaaaaccaacaaaaattaaaaagaaag GTGTAAAGAAGACATTCCAGTGTGAGCTTTGCAGTTACACATGTCCACGGCGTTCAAATTTGGATCGGCACATGAAAAGTCACACTGATGAGAGACCACACAAGTGCCATCTCTGTGGCAGGGCATTCAGGACAGTCACCCTTCTGAGGAATCACcttaacacacacacag GTACTCGTCCTCACAAGTGCCCAGACTGCGACATGGCCTTTGTGACTAGTGGAGAATTGGTGCGGCATCGTCGTTACAAACACACCCATGAGAAGCCATTTAAGTGTTCCATGTGTGATTATGCCAGTGTAGAA GTCAGCAAATTAAAACGTCACATTCGCTCTCACACTGGAGAGCGTCCTTTCCAGTGCAGCTTATGCAGTTATGCCAGCAGGGACACATACAAGCTGAAAAGGCACATGAGAACCCATTCAG GGGAAAAACCTTATGAATGTTATATTTGTCATGCACGGTTTACCCAAAGTGGTACCATGAAGATGCACATTTTACAGAAGCACACAGAAAATGTGGCCAAATTTCACTGTCCCCACTGTGACACTGTCATAGCCCGAAAAAGTGATTTGG GTGTCCACTTGCGAAAGCAGCATTCCTACATTGAGCAGGGCAAGAAATGCCGATACTGCGATGCTGTGTTTCATGAGCGCTATGCCCTCATCCAGCACCAGAAGTCACACAAGAACGAGAAGCGCTTTAAGTGTGATCAGTGTGATTACGCTTGCAGACAG GAGAGGCACATGATCATGCATAAGCGTACCCACACGGGGGAGAAGCCTTATGCCTGCAGCCATTGCGACAAGACCTTCCGCCAGAAACAGCTCCTTGACATGCACTTCAAACGCTATCATGACCCCAACTTCGTCCCCGCGGCCTTTGTCTGTTCTAAGTGTGGGAAAACATTTACACGCCGG AATACCATGGCAAGACATGCTGATAATTGTGCTGGTCCAGATGGTGTAGAAGGGGAAAATGGAGGAGAAACGAAGAAGAGTAAacgtggaaggaaaagaaagatgcgCTCTAAAAAGGAGGACTCCTCTGACAGTG AAAATGCTGAGCCAGACCTGGATGACAATGAGGATGAGGAGGAGCCTGCCGTGGAGATTGAACCCGAGCCAGAGCCCCAGCCTGTGACCCCAGCCCCACCACCTGCCAAGAAGCGGAGAGGACGCCCCCCTGGCAGAACCAACCAGCCCAAACAGACCCAGC CAACAGCCATTATTCAGGTTGAAGACCAGAATACAGGTGCAATTGAGAACATTATAGTTGAAGTCAAAAAAGAGCCAGACGCAGAGCCCgcggagggggaggaagaggagccccAACCGGCCGCCACAGACGCCCCCAACGGAGACCTCACGCCCGAGATGATCCTCAGCATGATGGACCGGTGA